One window of Trifolium pratense cultivar HEN17-A07 linkage group LG5, ARS_RC_1.1, whole genome shotgun sequence genomic DNA carries:
- the LOC123883056 gene encoding putative receptor-like protein kinase At1g72540 yields the protein MSPKKIQWKAFVFGCFKDNKQHPTLETPKFVSKKTGSSRISLSDLSDYSSPSVMSDLSNSLVGSNLHIFTCKELKEITNNFNKSNFLGEGGFGKVYKGFIDDKLRPTLVPQAVAVKALNLDGKQGHREWLAEVIFLGQLRHRNLVNLIGYCYEDEHRLLVYEYMERGSLEEKLFKGYLATLPWLTRIKIAIGAAKGLAFLHEEEKPVIYRDVKASNILLDADYNAKLSDFGLAIDGPDKDQTHITTRVMGTQGYAAPEYINTGRLTTMSDVYSFGVVLLELLTGKKSVDKKRPTREQDLVEWARPLLKDSYKLERIIDSRLEDQYSIEGARKLACLTYQCLSHHDKSRPSMRNVVKTLQSIMKLNDIPIGHFVYVAPSEVTNVEVSLNVNHKNGLENVCDENVNVINKNVVKTKDEEKGEKNEKGREIRRKSRSTQRRVKALMRSRSVYSDTALYKTLGTNLYSPKQSKEKQQEVEICQY from the exons atgtctcCAAAGAAAATTCAATGGAAAGCTTTTGTATTTGGTTGTTTCAAGGACAACAAACAACATCCTACCTTGGAAACACcaaaatttgtttcaaaaaagaCAGGTTCAAGTAGAATTTCTCTATCTGATTTAAGTGATTATTCATCACCTTCTGTTATGAGTGATTTATCCAATTCATTAGTGGGATcaaatcttcatattttcacttgTAAAGAACTCAAAGAGATCACAAACAATTTCAACAAATCAAATTTTCTTGGAGAAGGTGGATTTGGAAAAGTATACAAAGGTTTTATTGATGATAAACTTAGGCCTACACTTGTTCCTCAAGCTGTTGCTGTTAAAGCCTTAAACTTGGATGGAAAACAAGGCCATAGAGAGTGGTTG GCTGAAGTAATCTTTTTGGGGCAGTTAAGGCATCGCAATCTTGTAAACTTAATTGGTTATTGTTATGAAGATGAACATAGACTTCTTGTGTATGAATACATGGAAAGAGGAAGTCTTGAAGAAAAACTTTTCAAAG GTTATTTAGCAACCTTACCTTGGTTAACAAGAATCAAAATAGCAATTGGTGCTGCTAAAGGATTAGCTTTTCTTCATGAAGAAGAAAAACCAGTTATATATAGAGATGTTAAAGCCTCAAATATTCTATTGGATGCT GATTACAATGCTAAGCTTTCAGATTTTGGTTTAGCAATTGATGGACCAGATAAAGATCAAACACATATTACAACTCGTGTGATGGGGACACAAGGTTATGCAGCTCCTGAATATATCAATACAG GTCGTTTGACAACAATGAGTGATGTATATAGTTTTGGAGTTGTTCTTTTAGAGCTACTAACAGGAAAGAAATCAGTGGACAAAAAAAGACCTACAAGAGAACAAGATTTAGTAGAATGGGCAAGACCATTATTGAAAGATTCATACAAACTTGAAAGAATAATTGATTCAAGACTTGAAGATCAATATTCAATTGAAGGTGCTAGAAAATTAGCATGCTTAACTTATCAATGTCTAAGTCATCATGATAAAAGTAGACCAAGCATGAGAAATGTTGTTAAGACATTACAATCTATCATGAAATTAAATGACATTCCAATTGGTCATTTTGTTTATGTGGCACCTAGTGAAGTAACAAATGTTGAAGTGTCATTAAATGTGAATCACAAAAATGGACTAGAAAATGTATGTGATGAGAATGTGAATGTGATCAACAAAAATGTTGTGAAAACTAAAGATGAAGAAAAGggagagaaaaatgaaaagggTCGCGAAATTCGTCGAAAAAGTCGTAGCACACAACGACGTGTTAAGGCGTTGATGAGGTCTCGTTCGGTTTACTCTGACACTGCTTTGTATAAGACTCTTGGAACAAATTTGTATTCACCTAAGCAAAGCAAGGAGAAGCAACAAGAAGTGGAAATTTGCCAATATTAG